In the genome of Triticum urartu cultivar G1812 chromosome 5, Tu2.1, whole genome shotgun sequence, one region contains:
- the LOC125507382 gene encoding uncharacterized protein LOC125507382: MAARVHHHHYPVVVSAAASPARSEDMRLRRSRPPAKAEDRRLRRSPPVSVEKARRQGRPSRGGAAVAGTAAGTAAGCAAVCACFPFAVIELAVLATVRAPAAMCRRTIRERRNRRREARAMRKKEMEGVILGGDASPKSVAAAQAKHAALKAEEEEAEQGWCHWPVKPAAAAVAAAEELAEAEKEVWERFYGTGGFGRSPSEHDETW, translated from the coding sequence ATGGCGGCCAGGGTGCACCACCACCACTACCCCGTGGTGGTGTCGGCAGCGGCGTCGCCTGCTAGGTCGGAGGACATGCGGCTGAGGCGGTCGCGTCCGCCTGCCAAGGCGGAGGACAGGCGGCTGAGGCGGTCTCCGCCGGTGTCGGTGGAGAAGGCGCGGCGGCAGGGGCGGCCGTCGCGGGGCGGGGCTGCGGTGGCGGGGACAGCGGCGGGGACGGCAGCTGGGTGCGCGGCCGTGTGCGCCTGCTTCCCGTTCGCCGTGATTGAGCTCGCCGTCCTAGCCACCGTGCGCGCCCCCGCCGCGATGTGCCGCCGCACCATCCGCGAGCGGCGCAACCGGCGACGCGAGGCCCGGGCCATGCGGAAGAAGGAGATGGAGGGCGTCATCCTCGGCGGGGACGCGTCGCCCAAGTCGGTGGCCGCGGCCCAGGCGAAGCACGCCGCGCTGAaggcggaggaggaagaggcggagCAGGGGTGGTGCCATTGGCCGGTCaagcccgcggcggcggcggtggctgcggccGAGGAGCTCgccgaggcggagaaggaggtgTGGGAGCGCTTCTACGGCACCGGCGGCTTCGGGAGGAGCCCGTCGGAGCACGACGAAACGTGGTGA